The following DNA comes from Kitasatospora sp. NBC_01287.
TCCTGGTGCATCGGATACTCAAGAATGAGATCAGTCATTTTCTTGACTATGATGCGGGGGCGGACAACGGAAGGGAAGGGGCTCCCTCGATGGCCTTGCGACATGCCGTGCTGGCGGCACTGCTGGACGGCGAGTACAGCGGATACCAACTGGCGAAGGCGTTCGACGTCGGCGTCGCGAACTTCTGGCACGCCCTGCCCCAGCAGTTGTACGCCGAGCTGGCCAAGCTGGAGGGGGAGGGGCTGGTCGAGGGTCGGCAGGTGGTCCAGGAGACCCGGCCCAACAAGCGCCTGTTCCACGTCACCGACGCTGGTCGCGCCGAGCTGGAGCGGTTCGCCGAAGCCGCCTCGAAACCCTCGTTCATCCGCGACGACCTGCTCGTCAAGGTCCACAGTGCCGACCGGATCGGCACCGCTCCGGTGATCGAGCAGCTCCAGGAGCGGGCGACCGCGGCCGAGGGCAAGATCGAGCTCCTCGCCGCGATGCTGCGGCAGTTGCGGGGCGACCTGGACGAGGACGAGTACCTTCGCCGCGGCGAGCGGATCGGGCCGTACCTGACCTGCCTGCGCGGCCTGTCCTTCGAGCAGGAGCACCGGGACTGGTGCCTGCGGATCGCCGCCGTCCTGCGGGAGCGGCAGGCAGCTCGTACCGACCGCTGACCAGCCGTGCCGGGCCGCCGCGCGGCACGCGGCACGCCGTCAGCGCCCCTTCGTGGCGGCCGGGCGCTCCCGCCACCGGTCCCCCGTCACCGCTCCCCCGTCACCGCTCCACCATCACCGTGATCTGTTCGAGCGGGCCGCACGCGCCCTGGCCGCCAAGCCGTCGGCGCCGCAACGGGCGGCCAACTCCGCTCCCCGGTCGAGGAACGCGACCGCGTCGAGCGACCGGTCGGACCCGAGCAGCGCCACCCCGAGATCGACCAGCGCGAGGGCGTGCTCATAGCCGGCCGGGGACCGCTCCAGCAGCCGGACGGCCTCCTCCAGCATCACCACGGCCCGCGGCCCGTCATGGACCGCCGCACACAGCCGCAGCGCACTGCCGATCGCCGAGTCCACGCCGAACTCCTCGGCACGGCGCACCGCCTCCGCGGCGAGCTCCCGGGCCCGGTCCGGCTCCTGGGCGGCCACCGCGAGCGCCAGGTGTCCGGTCCACGGCGCCCACACGGTGTTGCGCCAGCCCCGCGCGTCCAGGGTGGCTCCGGCAGCCGCCAGCGCCGCCGCCGCGGCCACCGATTCGCCCCGCGCCAGCAGCAGCCTGCCGTACAGGGTGGGGGCATCCGGTAGCACCATCACCGTGGGGTACGGCGGACCGAACGAGTACCGCGTGGCGAGTTCCCACGCCTCGTCGGTCCTGCCCCGGGCGAGCAGCGTGTCGGCCAACACCCCTACGGCGAACCACTGCAGCGGGATGCCCGGGGCGATGCGCTCGGCCGTGCGCAGGGCGCGCCGCAGGAAGTCCTCCGCCTCGTCGAGCCGGCCGCACCGGAAGTGGAGCAACCCCATCAGGAAGTACGCGAATCCCAGGTGGCCGCCGCTCCACCCGGCCACCTGGTAGGCCCAGATCGCCTCGCCGAACAGGGCCTGCGCGCGGTCGATCCGGTCGGCGTACAGATAGGAGATGCCGAGGATGCCGGGCAGTTCGAAGCCCCAGGTGCTGTTCGTCCAACCGAGCTCCGGCGGGAGCCCGCCGTCCTCGAGGGCGGACTCCGCCAAGGCGATCGCCTCGGTGGCGTCCACGCCTCGCAGCGTGAGGTCCCAGCAGCGCAGCACCGACAGGGCGCCGGCCAGGCTGCCGCCCCCGCTGAACTCCCGGCTGAACGCCTCCAGTCGGCGGGAGCGGCCAGGGCCGTCGTCGTCCCGCGCCTGGAAGGCCGCGAACATGAAGTGCGCCACCTCCAGCCGCAGTCGGCCCGGTCCGGTCGCGGTTCGGGCGGCCTCCTCGGCACACACCGCGGCGGCCGCGCCGAGCTGGTTGCTGTGGGCCAGCGCCTGCGCGAGCCTGAAGGTCGCGTCCACCCGGAGTTCCGGGCCCAGGCCGTCCTGCTCCGCCAGCGCCAGGCGCAGCTGGTTCACCGTGGTGGCGGGATTGGTGAGCAGGGCCGAACAGCCGAGCTCGTAGAGCACCTGGGCCCGGTCCTCGTCGGCCGGCGGCTCGCTCATCGCGCGCTGCAGACAGCGCTGCGCCGCCTCCGGCGCGCCGATGGCCAGGTGCTCGGCGGCTGCCGTGCGCAGCTTGCGCACCGTCTCGTCGTCGCCGTCCGGCAGGGTCTCCAGCAGGTGCCGGGAGGCGGCCAGCAGGCCCAGGCCCGCGTTCTCGATCTCGACGGCGGCGACACCGTGCATGCCGGTGCGGGTGGCGACCGGCATGGACTGGTAGACCGAGGTGGCGATCAGCGGGTGGACGAACTCCAACCGGCCGTCCGAGGTGCTGGTCAGCACCCGGTGCTTGCGCAGGTCCCTGATCGACTCCGCGGCGGCGCCCGGGCCCTGGGCGCAGATGCCGGCCGCGAGCCCCGGATGGATGTCGGTGCCGAGCACGGACGCCGCCCAGGCGAACCGAAGGCTGCTCGGGCCCAGCTTGTCCAGCCAGTGCTTCAGCGTCATCCCCCTTGCCTCAGCGGCGAGTTCACGCAACTGGCCGGAGTTCTCCTCGACCGGGTCCAACCGCTGGTCGCGGACCTCGCGCAGCAGCGCGGTGGTCTCGTACGGGTTGCCTCCGGTGACCGCCCACACCTGGCGGCAGAAGGCGTCCTCGGCGGTGTCGCCCAGCGAGGCCCGGACCAGGCTCGCGACGGAGGCCGGCTGCAACGGGCGCAGCTCGTGCCGCCGGTCGGCCCGGCCCATGACGCTCCGGTGCAGCGCCAGGGCCTGTGCGGGGAACTCGTCACGGCACGCGAAGACCAGCAGCACCGGCAACTCCCGCGCGCGGAGCGCGAACGCCGCCAGCCAGCGCAGCGATTCGAGGTCGGCCCAGTGCAGGTCATCGACGATCAGTACCAACGGTGCCCGGCGCTGCGCGAGTTGGGTGAGGACGAAGTCGAGGCCGTCCCGGACCCCCTGCGGATCGGGTTGCCCACCCGGCGGGAGCAGGCCCACCGCGGGCCCGACGATGTCGTGCCAGGGCCCGAAGACCCGCCGCCGCTCCGCCGCGGCCATCGCCGCGAGGACCGGCTGGAGCAGCTGCCGCACCACGTGGAACGGCTCATTTCGCTGCTGCTCGCCGCCACGGGCGAAGAGCACCGTGCAGCCCTCCCGCTTCGCCGACCGGCGCACCTCGGTGAGCACAGCGGTCTTGCCCAGGCCTGCCGACCCGACGTAGAGCAGCAGTTCACCGATCTCCGCGCCCTCGACCGCCGCACCGGTCCCGGACGCCCGGCACAGGGACCGGATCGCCTCGACCGCCGACCCGATCTCCGGCCCACGCTCGTGCAGGTCGGGCACGGCCGGTGCGCCACCCGCGGCCGGCCCTGACCCGGCGGTGTCGCCGCCGGGTCCGTCGTCCCGCCTCCCTAGCCCATCCTGCTGCTCGGCCACCGCCGTTCCCGCCCCCTCCGCCGCCCCGCACCTCTGGCGCCGAGGTTAGTGGAGCAAGGTGCCCGAGCATCAGCTTCCGGGCGATACCCGCACGCGGCGCGCTTCGCGAAGGCATGATGGCGGGCGACGCCGAACCCACCGCGGGCGCGAACCCACCGCGGGCGCGAGGCCGGCGCTCAGAGCTGATCGAGTTCGCGGGTGAGCCGGGCTCCCTCGCGGGTCATGATCTCCGGGTCGCGCAGCGCGTTGGTGAGCAGGGACATGCCCTGGTAGGCGCCGACGAGCGCCAGGGCGTGGCCCTGGGGGTCGGCGACGCCCAGTTCGCGGTACTGCCGCTCCACCCAGTCCAGCAGCTGACGGATGACCTGACCCACCGCCAGATCGAGCCCACCTTCGGCCCGCTTGTCGAGTTCGACGGCCAGCGTGCCGGTGGGGCAGCCGAAGCGGGCCGCGGTGTCGCGCTCACCGACCCAGGTGTCGACCAGGGCCTTGAGGCGTTCGCGCGGGTCGGGAAGCTGGTCGAGCCGGCCGGTCAGGGCCACCAGGTAGCCGGAGTGCTCGGCGAGGGCGGCCTCGACCAGCTCGTCCTTGGTCTTGAAGTAGTAGTACACGTTGCCCGCGGGGACGTCGGCGGCGCGGGCGATGTCGGCGATGGTCGTGCGCTCCACGCCCTGCTCGTGCAGGACCCGGGCGGTGGCGGCCGTCAGTCGCTGCCGCTTGCCGGCGGCTGCCGCGCGAGGCGGTCGGGATTCTGTTGAGTCAGTCACCCGACTAACTATAGACAGGCGCCCGTCCGACCGTGCTAACGTCTCTCTCGACGGACTAAGTAAGTCAACTAACTCAGACAGACCGAGGAGATCGACATGATCGTGGTGACGGGTGCGACCGGGAACGTCGGACGTGCGCTGGTGGGGCTGCTCACCGAGGCGGGGCTGCCCGTGACGGCCGTGGCGCGACACATCACCGCTGCCGACGTGCCGCCGGGCGTACGGGCCGTGGCCGCCGACCTGGCCGAGCCGGCCGGGCTGCGGCCGGCCTTCGACGGCGCGCGGGCCCTGTTCCTCCTGGTGGCGGGCGAGGACCCGGACGGCATCCTGGCAGCGGCACGGGACGCCGGGATCAGCCAGGTCGTCCTGCTCTCCTCCCAGGGCGCCGGCACCCGCCCGCGGGCCTACCAGCACCCCGCCCGATTCGAGGCCGCCGTGCGGGAGTCCGGACTCGACTGGACCGTGCTGCGCTCGGGCGGGATGGCCACCAACGCCTTCGCCTGGGCCGAGTCGATCCGCACCCGGCGGGGGGCCGAGGCGCCGTTCGGCGACGTCGGCCTGCCCTTCGTCGACCCCGAGGACGTGGCCGCGGTGGCCGCCGCCGCCCTGCGCGAGCCGGGCGCCCACCTGGGCGCCACCCACACCCTGACCGGCCCCGCCTCCACCACCCCGCGCGAGCGGGCGGCGGCCATCGCCGCAGCACTGGGCGAGCCGGTGCGCTTCACCGAGCAGACCCGCGCCCAGGCGCACGAGCAGATGGCCCGCTTCATGCCGCTGCCCGCGGTCGAGGGCACCCTGGCCATCCTGGGCGAACCCACCGAGGAGGAGCAGCGGGTCAGCCCCGACGTCGAGCGCGTCCTGGGCCGCGCGCCGCACAGCTTCGACGCCTGGGCACAGCGCAACGCCCCG
Coding sequences within:
- a CDS encoding PadR family transcriptional regulator, whose amino-acid sequence is MALRHAVLAALLDGEYSGYQLAKAFDVGVANFWHALPQQLYAELAKLEGEGLVEGRQVVQETRPNKRLFHVTDAGRAELERFAEAASKPSFIRDDLLVKVHSADRIGTAPVIEQLQERATAAEGKIELLAAMLRQLRGDLDEDEYLRRGERIGPYLTCLRGLSFEQEHRDWCLRIAAVLRERQAARTDR
- a CDS encoding AAA family ATPase, whose amino-acid sequence is MPDLHERGPEIGSAVEAIRSLCRASGTGAAVEGAEIGELLLYVGSAGLGKTAVLTEVRRSAKREGCTVLFARGGEQQRNEPFHVVRQLLQPVLAAMAAAERRRVFGPWHDIVGPAVGLLPPGGQPDPQGVRDGLDFVLTQLAQRRAPLVLIVDDLHWADLESLRWLAAFALRARELPVLLVFACRDEFPAQALALHRSVMGRADRRHELRPLQPASVASLVRASLGDTAEDAFCRQVWAVTGGNPYETTALLREVRDQRLDPVEENSGQLRELAAEARGMTLKHWLDKLGPSSLRFAWAASVLGTDIHPGLAAGICAQGPGAAAESIRDLRKHRVLTSTSDGRLEFVHPLIATSVYQSMPVATRTGMHGVAAVEIENAGLGLLAASRHLLETLPDGDDETVRKLRTAAAEHLAIGAPEAAQRCLQRAMSEPPADEDRAQVLYELGCSALLTNPATTVNQLRLALAEQDGLGPELRVDATFRLAQALAHSNQLGAAAAVCAEEAARTATGPGRLRLEVAHFMFAAFQARDDDGPGRSRRLEAFSREFSGGGSLAGALSVLRCWDLTLRGVDATEAIALAESALEDGGLPPELGWTNSTWGFELPGILGISYLYADRIDRAQALFGEAIWAYQVAGWSGGHLGFAYFLMGLLHFRCGRLDEAEDFLRRALRTAERIAPGIPLQWFAVGVLADTLLARGRTDEAWELATRYSFGPPYPTVMVLPDAPTLYGRLLLARGESVAAAAALAAAGATLDARGWRNTVWAPWTGHLALAVAAQEPDRARELAAEAVRRAEEFGVDSAIGSALRLCAAVHDGPRAVVMLEEAVRLLERSPAGYEHALALVDLGVALLGSDRSLDAVAFLDRGAELAARCGADGLAARARAARSNRSR
- a CDS encoding TetR/AcrR family transcriptional regulator — protein: MTDSTESRPPRAAAAGKRQRLTAATARVLHEQGVERTTIADIARAADVPAGNVYYYFKTKDELVEAALAEHSGYLVALTGRLDQLPDPRERLKALVDTWVGERDTAARFGCPTGTLAVELDKRAEGGLDLAVGQVIRQLLDWVERQYRELGVADPQGHALALVGAYQGMSLLTNALRDPEIMTREGARLTRELDQL
- a CDS encoding SDR family oxidoreductase, whose amino-acid sequence is MIVVTGATGNVGRALVGLLTEAGLPVTAVARHITAADVPPGVRAVAADLAEPAGLRPAFDGARALFLLVAGEDPDGILAAARDAGISQVVLLSSQGAGTRPRAYQHPARFEAAVRESGLDWTVLRSGGMATNAFAWAESIRTRRGAEAPFGDVGLPFVDPEDVAAVAAAALREPGAHLGATHTLTGPASTTPRERAAAIAAALGEPVRFTEQTRAQAHEQMARFMPLPAVEGTLAILGEPTEEEQRVSPDVERVLGRAPHSFDAWAQRNAPAFR